A stretch of Ipomoea triloba cultivar NCNSP0323 chromosome 11, ASM357664v1 DNA encodes these proteins:
- the LOC115996348 gene encoding lipoyl synthase, chloroplastic-like: MIQQCYPPRTPISPFFSNKALCSSSSSLSCVRPRAICRGVDISCESMEEKKPKANPYPGRMGPHTGRDPNVKKPGWLRQKAPQGEKYREVKETLSGLKLHTVCEEAQCPNIGECWNGGGDGIATATIMVLGDTCTRGCRFCAVKTSGNPAPPDPLEPLHTAQAVASWGVDYIVLTSVDRDDLPDGGSGHFAETVRTLKILKPDIMVECLTSDFRGDLDAVSTLVHSGLDVFAHNIETVKRLQRIVRDPRAGYEQSLSVLKHAKLFKEGVVTKTSIMLGLGETDDEIKETMTDLRAIDVDIMTFGQYLQPTPLHLTVKEFVTPEKFAFWKEYGESIGFRYVASGPLVRSSYRAGELYVQNLVKERTKQRSAELK, from the exons ATGATTCAGCAATGTTATCCTCCCAGAACTCCAATCTCTCCTTTTTTCAGCAATAAAGCTCTTTGCAGTTCATCTTCTTCATTGTCTTGTGTAAGACCTAGAGCTATATGTAGAGGAGTGGACATCAGCTGTGAGTCTATGGAGGAGAAGAAGCCCAAAGCAAATCCGTATCCAGGCAGAATGGGCCCACATACGGGAAGAGATCCTAATGTCAAGAAGCCGGGATGGCTGAGGCAGAAGGCTCCTCAAGGGGAGAAATATCGGGAGGTTAAGGAGACACTATCTGGTCTCAAGCTACATACTGTGTGTGAGGAGGCACAGTGCCCCAACATTGGTGAGTGCTGGAATGGAGGCGGAGACGGCATTGCCACTGCCACAATCATGGTCCTTGGAGACACCTGCACCCGTGGCTGCAGATTCTGTGCCGTTAAGACCAGCGGCAACCCTGCTCCTCCCGATCCCTTGGAGCCCTTACACACTGCCCAAGCTGTTGCTAGCTGGGG TGTGGACTATATTGTTTTAACCAGTGTTGATCGTGATGATTTACCTGACGGTGGGAGTGGTCACTTTGCTGAAACTGTCAGGACCTTGAAG ATACTTAAGCCAGACATTATGGTTGAGTGCTTGACTTCTGATTTTCGAGGGGACCTGGATGCTGTATCAACTCTAGTTCACTCTGGATTAGATGTTTTTGCCCACAACATTGAGACTGTGAAACGACTTCAACGTATTGTTAGAGATCCTAGGGCTGG GTATGAACAGAGCCTATCTGTCCTTAAACATGCAAAGCTCTTTAAGGAAGGAGTGGTAACAAAAACTTCTATCATGCTGGGACTGGGTGAAACTGATGATGAGATAAAGGAAACCATGACTGATTTACGGGCAATAGATGTTGACATTATGACATTTGGACAGTATTTACAG CCAACTCCATTACATCTCACTGTCAAAGAGTTTGTTACTCCTGAAAAGTTTGCATTTTGGAAAGAGTATGGGGAGTCGATTGGGTTCCGATATGTTGCCAGTGGGCCTCTG GTTCGATCGTCCTATCGGGCTGGAGAACTGTATGTTCAGAATCTGGTGAAAGAACGGACCAAACAAAGATCTGCAGAGTTAAAATAG
- the LOC115995981 gene encoding uncharacterized protein LOC115995981, with protein sequence MKTIIWNCQGVASKCFLRAPKWLLSKHRPDMLCLVETKTSGSNANFICIKLGFEKWARVEALGFSGGIWILWSNGLTVDILQSHPQYVHMSVRELSGRRWNFSVVYGSPSLYLRRRLWNSLSREKVQVNHPWLIAGDFNAIASHEECSNPHNPGNHRNGDFRNWIFREALVDLGFSGQKFTWRQGRDDENFKAARLDRALSSMDWLDLIHEKKVTHLPTLGSDHCPLLIDFDTQSKKKEKSFLFQGA encoded by the coding sequence ATGAAGACTATCATATGGAACTGTCAAGGAGTAGCGTCTAAGTGCTTTCTTAGAGCTCCGAAATGGCTTCTGAGCAAACACCGTCCGGACATGCTCTGTTTAGTGGAAACTAAAACGTCAGGTAGCAATGCCAACTTTATCTGCATCAAGCTTGGCTTTGAAAAGTGGGCAAGAGTCGAAGCCCTTGGATTTAGTGGAGGCATATGGATTTTATGGTCGAATGGGTTGACAGTGGATATTCTACAATCCCATCCACAATATGTGCACATGTCTGTAAGGGAATTGTCTGGGAGAAGGTGGAACTTCTCTGTAGTCTATGGCAGCCCTTCTCTGTACCTTCGTCGGCGTCTCTGGAATTCTCTAAGTAGGGAGAAAGTGCAGGTGAATCACCCCTGGCTGATTGCGGGTGACTTCAATGCGATTGCTAGTCATGAGGAATGCTCGAACCCTCACAACCCCGGGAACCACAGGAATGGGGACTTCAGAAATTGGATATTCCGAGAAGCGCTGGTTGATCTTGGATTCTCGGGTCAGAAGTTCACTTGGAGGCAGGGAAGGGATGATGAGAATTTTAAAGCGGCCAGGCTCGACCGTGCTCTTAGCTCCATGGATTGGTTAGACCTCATACACGAAAAGAAGGTGACTCACCTCCCGACGCTCGGATCTGATCACTGCCCGTTACTAATTGACTTTGATACTCAGAgtaagaagaaagagaaaagttTCCTTTTTCAAGGGGCTTAG